A stretch of DNA from Silvanigrella paludirubra:
AAAATATCTTTAGATCTTTTTGATGCTCTTGATAAAGATGAATATAAAAACAAATCAGAAACAACTGCAATTATCCGTATAGAACAACTTTATCCATTTCATATGGAAAAGGCAATAAGCATATTATCTCACTATAAAAATGTAAAAGTGATTGGTTGGGTTCAAGAAGAGCCAGCAAATATGGGTGCCTGGAGTTATATTCGCAATGAACTCCATAATGTAATTAAAAAGTCAGGAATACAAAATGAAATTTATTACTTTGGAAGAAGCCGAAGAGCAACGCCTGCTGTAGGACTTGAAAAACAACATTTTATAGAACAAGAGAAAGTAATTAAAGGTGCACTTGAAGCAAATCATTCAATAGAAGTATAAATCTATATTTGAATGATTTGTTACCTTTAATCATTTTCAAAAAAATTAATTCTACTTTTTAAATATATTCGTTCTTTATTTCCAAAAAATAAAAATTTAGTTATATTCTTATAAAGATTTTCTGAACCTATTGAAGACAATTCAAAATACATATATGAATTAATTCTAGTTCTTTAAATACATAAGAGGAATTCTATGTCTAAACGAATGAGTATTACTATTACAGCTTTGGTTATAGTTTTTGGTGCTATTTTTGGTTGGTATGGACTCCGTCAATACTTTATGAAAAAGTTTTTTTCTACTTTTGAACCACCACCTGTTGTTGTCTCCGTTGCAAAAGCAAAATCAGACAATTGGCAACCGTATTTAAATTCAGTAGGTTCTTTAAGCTCCATCAACGGAGTGGATATTAGCGCAGAAACATCTGGACAAGTTAAAGCAATTTATTTTGATTCAGGTAAATTTGTAAAACAAGGTGAACCGCTTGTACAACTTGATGACTCTAGTGAACAAGCGCAGCTTAAAGATATTTCTGCACAGCTTCAATTAGCTCAAGTGAATGACAAACGTATTAAACAATTATTTTCTCAAGGGGCCGCTTCGCAGTCATCTGTTGATGATTCCGCTTCAAAAGTAAAACAACTTCAAGCGAATTACGAAAATGCACGATCCATGATTGCAAAAAAACTAATAAGAGCTCCCTTTAGCGGAAAAATTGGAATCAAACAAGTTAACATTGGCCAATACATTCAAGCTGGTTTTGCTTGTGCCAGTTTGCAAACTTCAAATGCACTTTATGCACAAATTACATTGCCACAACAAGACACAAATAAAATTGCAATACACCAAGAAGTTCTTATCAACGTTGATGCTTACCCAAATTTAGTTTTTAAGGGTAAAATTAATGCCATTGATTCCAAAGTAGATGAAGCAACAAGAACTATTCATGCACAAGCTACAATTGATAACTCTGAAAATAAATTGTTACCTGGTATGTTTACTTCTGTAAAAGTTGCACTACCTATTATTCCTAATTCAATTATTTTACCTCAAACAGCAATTACCTATACTCTTTATGGTGATTCCGCCTTTATTGTTACTTTACTTGATAAAAAAACAGATAAAGGAGATCCATTGGGAACAGTTAAAAGAGTTTTTGTCAAAACAGGTGAAAAACGCGACAACTCCGTTGTTATTCTTGAAGGAATTAAAGAAGGTGATCTTGTTGTTAGCAGCGGGCAGCTTAAATTAGTTGATGGATCTAAAATTGCTATTAACAATTCTGTTAATTTATAAAAGTGTGAGCTAGCAGAGGAAAAAAATGAAATTCACTGATATTTTTATCCAAAGGCCAGTGCTTGCCACTGTTGTCAGTATCTTAATATTTATGGTGGGCTTAAAATCCGTATTTAACTTGGATTTAAGACAATATCCTAAAGTTGAAAATACCGTTATTACTGTCATGACAACTTATCCTGGAGCCAATGCAGAACTCATGCAAGGCTTTATTACACAACCAATACAAACTTCTGTCTCTTCTGCAGAAGGAATTGATTATATTAATTCCTCAAGCTCACAAGGCGTAAGTAAAATTGAAATTCACTTAAAATTAAATTTTAATTCGACAACAGCTTTTGGTGATATCTCAGCAAAAGTAAACGCAGTTAGAGCAGTTATACCTAAAGAAGCAAATGATCCTGTCATAACAAAAACAACGGGAAGCACGCTTGCAGCTTTATATATAAGTTATTCAAGTGATAAAATGTCTGGACCACAAATTTATGATCTTTTAAGCCGTGTTGTACAACCGAAAATGCAGTCTGTTTCAGGTGTGGCAAGCGCCGATATTTTAGGCGGAAATCCTTTTGCAATGCGTATTTGGCTAAGGCCACAAAAAATGGCGGCACTAGGCATAACTGCAGATGATGTTGGCCAAGCACTGCGCGCGAATAGTTACCTTTCTGCAGCAGGACAATTAAAAGGCCAATACACAATTACAAATATAAGTGCACAAACCGATTTACATAATGAACAAGAATTCAAAGATCTTGTTGTAAAACAAGTTAAAGGCAAATTAATTCGCATGAGAGATGTTGCCGATGTTGAACTTGGCTCACAAAGCTATTCTTCTTCTGTTACTTTTAATGGAAAAAAAGGTGTATTCATTGGAATTCAACCTGTTCCCTCTGCCAATCCATTAACTGTAGTTAAAGACGTTAGAAAAATGATCCCTATTATTGAAAAAGATCTTCCTCCGTCTTTAAAACAACTTATTGTATATGACTCAACTGAATTTATTTCTGCATCAATCGATGACGTTATTAAAACTTTGGTTGAAGCTACATTCATTGTTATTGTTGTTATCTTTTTATTTTTAGGATCCCTTCGTTCCGTTAGTATTCCAATTGTAACTATTCCTTTATCACTTATTGGCGTTTGTTCCATTATGCTTTTATTAGGTTATTCCATTAACCTTTTAACTTTGCTAGCCATGGTTCTTGCCATTGGATTAGTTGTTGATGATGCTATTGTTGTTGTTGAAAATATCCAACGTCATATAGAAGAAGGCAAGTCACCTTATGATGCCGCTATTATCGGAGCACAAGAAATTGCTGTTCCAGTAATAACAATGACTATTACATTAGGAGCTGTTTATGCTCCAATTGGTCTTATGGGTGGATTAACAGGAGCATTATTTAAAGAATTTGCTCTTACCCTTGCTGCTGCCGTTGTTGTTTCTGGAGTTATTGCGTTAACTTTATCACCCATGATGTGTTCTAAAATTCTAATACATGAACCATCCGATAAAGGTTTTGCAAAATGGTTAGATAAAAAATTTAATCAATTACAAAATAAGTATGAAAATTTACTTCATAGTGTTCTTCAATATAAACCTGTAGTAATTGTTTTTGGTTCTGCCATTCTTGTCAGTGTTTATTTCTTATTTGCCCTTACTCCAAAAGAACTTGCACCAAAAGAAGATCAAGGCTTTTTAGCTATGATTTCTACAGCCCCTCAATATGCTAATGTTCGCTATCTTGAAAAATATACAACAGAAATAGATAAAATTTTACAGAAGTACGATGAAAGAGCTGCAAACTTTAATGTAAATGGAATGGGTGCTGAAAACTCTGCTTTTTCAGGACTTATATTTACTCCATGGGGCGATCGAAAACGCTCAGCAATAAAGTTACAAGAAGTTATTCAAAAAGAATTATCACAAATTGCGGGATTAAAATCTTTCATATTTTCTATGCCCGATCTTCCTACAGGGGCGAATGGACTTCCAGTTCAATTTATTTTAAAAACAACGGATGATTATAAAGTTCTTTATGGTGTAATGGAAGAACTAAAAGTAATAGCAAAAAAGAGTGGTTTATTTATTGTACTTGATAGTGATTTAAGCTACGAATCACCTCAATTAAATGTTAAAATAGATAAAAACAAAGCCACTGAAATGGGAATTACAATGCAAACAATTGGTAATTCTTTAGCAACTATGTTAAGCGGAGCATATACAAATTTATATAATATGAATGGAAGAAGCTACCAAGTCATTCCTCAATTAAAAGATGCCGACAGAAGCAATCAAGACGAGCTCAACAAAGCTTATATTCGAAATGCAAGTGGTACTCTTGTTCCTTTATCTAACTTTGTTAGCTATGAAATAGCTTCTGTTCCAAATACTTTAAATCAGTTTCAGCAATTAAATTCTGCAACATTTTCTGCAGTCATGATGCCAGGTCAAACAACAGCTACAGGTTTAAATTTCTTAAAAAATGAAGCTGAAAAAATAATGCCTCGTGGCATGTCCTACGATTTTTCTGGTGACTCAAGAACAGAACAAAGTGAAGGAAATGCATTAATAGCAACCTTCGCCTTTGCTTTAATCGTTATTTTCTTGGTTCTTGCCGCGCAATTTGAAAGCTTCCGAGATCCCCTAATTATTATGATTAGTGTTCCCATGGCGATATGTGGTGCCTTAATTCCTTTAAATTTGGGATTAGCTACTATAAATATTTATACTGAAATTGGCTTAATCACTTTAATTGGTCTTATTACAAAACATGGTATTTTAATGGTTGAATTTGCGAATGAATTGCAACATAAAGATAAAATTGATCTCCAAGCAGCAATTCAAAAAGCAGCTTCTGTAAGACTACGTCCTATATTAATGACAACAGCGGCAATGGTTTTAGGTGTAATCCCTTTAATTATTGCTTCGGGAGCAGGAGCAGCAAGCCGATTTAATATTGGCTTAGTTATTGCGTCTGGTTTATCTATTGGTACTTTATTTACATTATTTATTGTTCCAACTATGTACACAATTATTGCAAAAAGCAGAGTTCATCCCTCTAAATAAATAGAGGGATTTAATTTTCAAAATTTTCATATTTATATTTAAAAATTAAAAAATTATTCAATCCTCATCCAGTAAATAAACAAAAAAAATCAATTACATATCATTTTTTTGACAACATTTTTACTTTAATATTTTTTTGATAATATAAAAATATATATTTATTAAATTGAAGAAAAGAGGAAATTTTTATGAAAAAAAAATATATCTATTTATCATTATTAAGTTCAATTATTTTAATAAACTCTTCAATTTTTGCTTTAACAAATACCGAAATTAAACAAGGATTAAGCGAAAGTTATGAGAAGTTCAAAAATTTGAATACTGGAAAAAATGCAGATTATATTCCAGATTTGGCAAAAGTAAACTCTTCATTATTTGGAATTGCAATAGCTACAAATGAAGGAAAAATTGAATCTATTGGTAATGTAGATACCCCTTTTTCAATACAATCCATTTCAAAACCACTTATCTATGGCCTTGCTTTAAAAGATAATGGAGAAATTATTAATGAAAAGGTTGGTTTAGATGCTACGGGACATAAATTCAATTCCATAGAATCAATTGAAAACAATCCAACCCATATTCAAAACCCAATGGTGAATGCGGGTGCAATTCAAGTCACAAGCTTCATAAAGGGAAAAACAAGCTCTGAAAAATGGGAAAGAGCTTTAAGTTTTATAAATAAATTAAGTGACGGTAAATTATATCTAGGAGAATCTGTCTATAAATCAGAAACTTCAACAAATTTAAGAAATCAAGCCATTACACGTTTATTAAATTCATATAATATGTTGAATAGTGAGCCAATGGATGCGCTCGATCGTTACACTAAAGCATGCTCAATTATGCTAACTACTAAACAATTAGCAATTATTGGTGCTACTTTAGCAAATAACGGGACAAATCCTTTAACACGACAGAATATTATAGAAGCTAACTATGTGCACTACATGCTTTCAGAAATGGCGGTAAATGGACTTTACGAAACAAGTGGCCAATGGTGGGTACACGTTGGTATACCTTCAAAAAGTGGTGTAGGTGGAGGTATTCTTGCCGTTGTTCCAAATAAAATGGCTATCGTTGTTTTTTCTCCTCCACTAGATCCATCAGGAAATAGTGTACGTGGCCAAGAAGTTATAAAATATCTCTCTAAAAAATGGAATCTTCATTATTTAGATCAAAAACAATAATTTGTAATTCTTACTAATATTAAAAATTCCAAAGTTCCAAACATTTGGAGATATAAATGCTAAAAAAATTCAGTATCAAAAGAAAAATGTTATTTTGGAATATTTTAATCATAATCGTATTTAATATCGTGTTAATTTATCTTTCAAATGATGCGCTTAATCGGCTTATGAAAGAAAAACAAATAAAAATAAATTCACTAACGGATGTAGCAGAAGATATTGTCTATAAATATATTAAGCTTGAAAAAGAAGGTAAAATGTCACATACAGCCGCAATGGCTGCAGCTGCAGATGCCGTCGAATTTTTCAGATACGAAAATGGAAATTATATCTTTATTGATGATTATGATCAAAGACAAATAGTGAATCCAACAAGGCCTGAAAATAAAGGACAGCTTCAACCCACAGCACCTGAAATGCTAAAAAGACTCCATGATATGATGGATAATAAAAGTCCTGGAGAGTATTTTTATTACACAGCAAAAAAACCTGGGTCTACTTCTTTCTTGCCAAAAATGTCTTTTACCAAACCAATTCCAGAATGGAAATGGTACATTGGAACTGGAATTTATATGGATGATATTGCAGACCAAAAGATAAATTATATTGTTGAAATCAGCATTATTTGTTCCATCATTTTTATTTTTCTAATGGTAATTTCAACTTTATTTTCAAATTCAATCACAGTACCTCTATCAAAAATAGCCACATCTTTACTAAATTCTTCAAATGAAATGGAATCAAAATCTTTAAACTTAACAAAGATGAGCGAAGAAGTTGGAAATTCTTCAAGATCTCAGGCTGATTCAATACAAGAAACAGCAGCAGCAATTGCAGAAGTAACAAGCATGATTGCAAGAACATCTAAGTTAACAGAACAATCAGGTGAACTTGCTCATATCATCGCTGAAGGAACACAAAATGGAGAAGAATCCGTAAAACGCATGGTAACATCTATGGAAGCGATTCAAGAATCAAGTCAGAGGCTTTCTGATATCGAAACAATCATTAAACAAATTGAAAGCAAAACAATGGTTATCAATGAAATTGTTTCTAAAACAGAATTGCTTTCACTCAATGCATCAATTGAAGCCGCAAGGGCAGGAGAATACGGAAAAGGTTTTGCTGTTGTAGCAGAAGAAGTAGGTAATCTTGCGAATACGAGCGGCAAGTCTTCAAATGAAATTAGAGAATTATTAGAAAAAAGCAGAGTTAGCGTTCAAGACATTCTACAACTCACAGTTCAAAGAGTATCAGAAGGCCAGGAAAAAACTCGATTGGTAGCGACTACATTTGAAAAAATAACTCAAGATGTAAATAATATAAATACGCAAATGCAACAAATAACAGAAGCAACAAAGGAACAAGAAATTGGTGTAAAACAAATTGCAACCGCAATGGCAAGAATAGACTCTTCTGCAATTAATAACTTATCAAATGCTGAAAAGTCTGTTCAAGCATCTTCACAAGTTTTTGATATTAGTAAAATATTAAAAACAATTTCAAAAGAAACAGAAGATATTATATTTGGAGAAAAAAAAGCAATATAAATTTAAACACTTAATTACAACTAAACATTGAAACCATATTCAAAATATTAAAGTTTCATCTCGTCAAGAAAAAAATTGACTTTATTCAATAATATAAATTTGACATAATTTTTTATGAAATTGATATAAAGTAAATATATTAACATTTTTTCAAAGAGAAAAAACATGAAAAAGAAAAGCCTTGCTTTTAAACTTTACACATCCATATTTATTTTACTAAGTATTATTCTTATTACATCTATTTATACAGTAACAATGATTATAAAAACAAGTAAATTCGCAGATGAAACCGCCTTGAGCTGGCTTCCAAGTGTTGATACAGCTCAACGTATCGTTGCAAAAATTGTATTATTAAAGTCACAGCAATATGAACTTTTAACGCTATCAGATAAAGATGAATATTTAGATCAAATTGTTTTAATAAATGATACAATTAAAGCAATAGATGCCTTAATTGCCATATATGAAACAGAAATTACAGAAGCAGAAGAACAAACTGAATTGCAAAAATTCTTACCAATTTGGTCTGAAATTAAAAGTTTTGCACAAGATATCTTTAAAAGTGCTGAAAATAATAATGAAAAAGAAGCTCTCAATTTAATTAAAATAAAATCAGCTCCCCTTTTTAAGAAAGCAGAATATATCTTTTTTGAAATTGCAGATATTAATTACAAAGGAGCTATTGCTTCTACTCGTAGGGGAACTTTTTTTACTGAACTTACTATATTTAGTATGATCTTTATATTATCATTAAGTATATTAATTTCATTTATCATTTTTAGGATCATAAATACTTCAAGTAATTCAATTAAACATGGTATTGAAAATCTAAAAAAACAAAGTATTACGACAAATGATATTGCCATTTTACTAAAAGAGGGCGCAAATTCATTATCAAAAACTGTGGTTGAACAAGCGGATGCTGTTTTAAAAACAGGTGCCGCAGTCAATCAAATTACAAGTATGGTAAATAGAACTTCAGAAAACTCGAATGAATCAAGAAAAATTGCAGAAAATGCCACTTTAACCGCAAATGAGGGACAGGCAATTATGCAAAAACTTGTTTCTGCTATGCAAAACATCCAAGAATCAAATAGCAAATTGCAAAATATTGCAGAAATCATTGCACAGATAAATTCAAAAACAGCGATGATTAATGATATTGTTTCTAAAACAGAATTGCTTTCACTCAATGCATCAATTGAATCTGCAAGAGCTGGAGAACATGGCAAAGGATTTGCCGTTGTTGCAGAAGAAGTTGGGGCGTTAGCAAAAATTAGTGGTAAATCAGCTAATGAAATTCAAGAATTAATTACAAAAAGCCAAGAACAGGTGAATAAAATTCTTGCCATCACAAAAGAAAGAATTGATGAAGGAAAATCTGTAACAACAGAAGCGCAATCTGCTTTTCAAAAAATTGCGGATTATATTTCTTCGATGACAAATGCAATATCACAAATATCTGATGCCACAAAAGAACAAGAGGTTGGTGTAAGACAAATTGCTGCATCAATGGGAGATATTGATAAAACGACCGTATATAGTAAAAATGCAGCAGAGACCAATTTAAACTCTGCAAATAAATTAGTTAATGAAAGTGTTAAACTTGATACAACAGCTAAAGAAATAGAAGTTTTAATTAAAGGGGATATATAGTTTATGCCAAAATTATTTTATAATTTTAAAAAAATAATTATAATTTTTACTTTTATTTTTCAAATAATTATTTATAGTCCTTTTGTTTATCCAGATGCCATTTCAGATATTCGCAAAAAAAATGAAGTTGTTTTTGGAATAAAAGACAATTTGGTGCCATTTGGTTACATAAACAAAACAGATAAAAAAACCAGAAAACTTGAGGGTTACGATATTGATTTTGCAAATGAAATCGCTAATAAATTAAATCTTAAAGCTGTTTTTAAACCTGTAAATTCATCGAATAGAATTCCATTATTATTAAAAAAAGATGTTGATATATTAATTTGTACTATGACAATTACAGAAAAAAGAAAAGAGGAAATTGATTTTAGTCATCAATATTTTGTTTCTAAACAAAAATTTTTAGTTCATAAGGAAACAGTGCATGAATTAAAAGATTTAGAAGGTAAAATTATTGTTACCTCAAAAGGCTCAACTGCTGAAACTAATACAAAAAAGTTTCTTCCAAAAGCAAAAGTTTTAGGTTTAGAAGATTATTCTCAAGCAGCACATGCACTTTATCTTGAAAAAGTATTTGCAATTACTACTGATGAGTCCGTTTTATCTGGTATTTTATCTAATATGAAAAGTAAATCTGATTTTGAAATCACAAAATTCGATATTTCTTCTGAGCCTTATGGGATTGGAGTAAGAAAAAATTCGGATGATTTATTAAGATTAATAAATGATACTTTAGAAGAAATGGAAAGAACGGGAAAGGCAAAAGAAATTTTTGATAAATGGTTTGGCCCTTCTTCATCTGTTCCATTAACAAGAGATTTTAAAATTGAACCAGCGAAATTAGGGTCTAGTAAAAATTAAAATTTACAATTGCCTGGTGTACGTGGAAAAGGAATTACATCACGAATATTACCCATTCCAGTAATCCACATAATTAATCTTTCCAAACCTAAACCAAATCCAGCATGAGGGACAGAACCAAAACGGCGTAAAGAAACATACCAGTCCATGTGTTCTGCATCTATTCCTTTTAATTTCATTCGTTTCTTTAAAATGTCTTCACGATCTTCTCTTTGACTACCACCAACAACTTCGCCAATTCCAGGCATTAAAACATCCATCGCTCGAACTGTTTTTCCATCGTCATTTAAATACATATAAAATGCTTTTTGTTCTTCAGGATAGTCATAAACAATTGTAGGTGATTTAAAGTGTTCTTCACAAAGGTAACGTTCATGTTCACTTTTTAAATCACATCCCCAAAACAAGGGATTTTCAAATTCTTTGCCGCATTTTTTCAAAATATCAATGGCCTCAGTATAACTTACACGAATAAATGGATTTTCTAAGGCCATTCTTAAGTATTGTCTTGTATCAATTTGATTTTTTTGAATACAAACATCAATGTCATCATGACAATTTTCTAAAATATCAGAGACAACATAACGAATCATATCTTGAGCAAGATTCATATTGTCTTCTATATCAGCAAAAGCAACTTCAGGTTCCACCATCCAAAACTCAGCAAGGTGTCTTGAGGTATTTGAATTTTCAGCGCGAAAGGTTGGACCAAAAGTATAAACTTTATTCATACCCATAGTTAACAACTCGCCTTCGAGTTGTCCCGTTACGCACAGCATTGAGGGTTCAGAAAAAAAGTCTTTTTCAAAATCTACTTTTCCGTCTTTTGTTTTTGGAACGTTAGCTAGATCAAAGTTTGTTACTTTAAATGATTCTCCTGCACCTTCTCCATCTGCTGTAGTAAGAAGTGGAGTATGAACGTAACAAAATCCTTTTTCAACAAAAAAGCGATGAATTGCAAAACTCACTCGACTACGAATTCTAAAAATACTGGAGAACGTAGAAGTTCTTGCACGCATATGTGCATTTTCACGTAAGTATTCCAATGTCATTTCTTTTTTTTGCAAAGGAAAAGTTTCTGGATCTGCAAATCCAAAAACCTCTATAGAAGAAGCCTGCATTTCATATTTTTGTCCTTTTCCCGGACTTAAAACGAGATTACCTTCTATTTTAAGAGAACAACCTGTTGTTAATTTTTCTACTTCTGCATAATTTGGTAAATTTGCATCTACAATTACTTGTAATGATTTAGCGCAAGTTCCATCATTAATTTCTAAAAATGAGAATTTCTTAGAACCTCTTTTGGTTCTGACCCATCCCGCTATTACTATTGTGGAGGGAGAAATGTTGTCCGCATGAATCTCGGAAATCTGGGTCAATCCAGAAAGTAAAGTTGCCATTGTTTCACCTTCAAATATTTAATAAAATCAGTTTGCTAATCATTATTAGGGTTTAAGTATTTTTGGTACTATATTTATAACCTACCCAAAGCTCACAGTATGTCACAAGCTTTGGATAAGCGCAATGTATTCTATTTTCACTGAAACGAATTATCTATCGTACTTATGAGTTTTATCTAAAACATTTGGGAGAATTACATTGACCTTCTTCAAATTTATAAATCATTTTAAGAAGATTTTTATCATTTTATTCTTTTTTATATCAAACAAATTCTGTTTTGCTCAAAATACAGGGACAAGACAAAATGAACGAAATAATGAGCGCTGGTCCCTTTCTACCTATTTTACGGAAAGAGCAAAATTAAAACAGTCCGATTTATTAATTCGATTTTATAGTGATGGATCTGGTAAAAATCGCCCCCGCATTGAACCTTTTGCCTATGGACTTTGGTACAATGGCTTATTAAGTGATGGAAGTACCTGGGAAGGCATAGGGTACGGAGGAAGTTTATACTTTAATAATTTTATTTCAGGTATTTTTAAAATACCCACTCCAAATATTGTGCCAGGAGTATTTGGAGAACATAGAGAAGAAATGTCTAGAAATATAAGTCGAATTGATTCCTATGGTCCCTCACTTCGTTTCTTTGGGCGCAATCAGCAAGACTCGGCCTTATTTATCAATTTAAAAAATACACAAAGAGATTTACAGGGACAATATTATGAAGAGTGGAATTGGGAAACAGCGGCTGTTATTTATATCGCTCAAAATATTCGTTTAGAAGGATCGTGGTTATTTTCAAATGACGACTGGCCTGCTTTTTCTTCGAATTATGCTAAACAAAGTGGATTTAAACTTGGTGGTGGGATTGAAATTGGTTTTTTTCGGGTTAGCGGTTTTTTTGAAAAAAATTCTTTTATTATTAAAAATCCAAATTATACTTTAAATCCAAATGCATTAAAATCTTTTGATGAAATTCGGCGCGTCATTCAAGTGGGTATATCAATTTAATATTGAAAATATTATAAATTACTCGAAATTCCTAACATGACAATTAAAGAACTTAAATCTGCAGATGGATAATTGGATTTAGAATCTATTATATTAATTGTATATTTTGCATTAAATGTTTTTTGATACACTGCTGTCAAACTAAATATAGAGTTTTTATCATTTTTATAAGCCACTCCCGATGTCACTCCATAAAAATCAGAATCTATAATACCTTCAGAACTCACATCTGTTCCCGCATATTTATTTGTAAAAAATCCCATCCTTAAAAAAATATTATCATATATATTTGTGTCAGAACCTAACGAAACATTTAATATAGGCTTTACACTAAAATAGTCAATATCAGAGTGAACTCCAGTATGATAATCTAAGTCTAAACCCAATAAAGAAACATTTAAAATTTGCCAAGCCATACCAAAACGAATTTCAAAAGGCATCTTTTTTAAAAAACTTTTATTATTAATAGAATTTTCTAAAAATCCATATTGATAAACTGGAGATCCATCGTCAGAATTAATAAAACCTGGGCCAAGTGGGGAACTATTAGCATCTGTAATTACGAAAGAACTTGTAGAATGTCCAAGAGCCTCTTTTATAATTGGGTATTTATAATTCAAACTAAGACCAATTGAAAAACTTTCAATCAATTTGTATAATACTCCAAAATTTAAGCTTACCCCTCTAATTAA
This window harbors:
- a CDS encoding efflux RND transporter periplasmic adaptor subunit codes for the protein MSKRMSITITALVIVFGAIFGWYGLRQYFMKKFFSTFEPPPVVVSVAKAKSDNWQPYLNSVGSLSSINGVDISAETSGQVKAIYFDSGKFVKQGEPLVQLDDSSEQAQLKDISAQLQLAQVNDKRIKQLFSQGAASQSSVDDSASKVKQLQANYENARSMIAKKLIRAPFSGKIGIKQVNIGQYIQAGFACASLQTSNALYAQITLPQQDTNKIAIHQEVLINVDAYPNLVFKGKINAIDSKVDEATRTIHAQATIDNSENKLLPGMFTSVKVALPIIPNSIILPQTAITYTLYGDSAFIVTLLDKKTDKGDPLGTVKRVFVKTGEKRDNSVVILEGIKEGDLVVSSGQLKLVDGSKIAINNSVNL
- a CDS encoding efflux RND transporter permease subunit; amino-acid sequence: MKFTDIFIQRPVLATVVSILIFMVGLKSVFNLDLRQYPKVENTVITVMTTYPGANAELMQGFITQPIQTSVSSAEGIDYINSSSSQGVSKIEIHLKLNFNSTTAFGDISAKVNAVRAVIPKEANDPVITKTTGSTLAALYISYSSDKMSGPQIYDLLSRVVQPKMQSVSGVASADILGGNPFAMRIWLRPQKMAALGITADDVGQALRANSYLSAAGQLKGQYTITNISAQTDLHNEQEFKDLVVKQVKGKLIRMRDVADVELGSQSYSSSVTFNGKKGVFIGIQPVPSANPLTVVKDVRKMIPIIEKDLPPSLKQLIVYDSTEFISASIDDVIKTLVEATFIVIVVIFLFLGSLRSVSIPIVTIPLSLIGVCSIMLLLGYSINLLTLLAMVLAIGLVVDDAIVVVENIQRHIEEGKSPYDAAIIGAQEIAVPVITMTITLGAVYAPIGLMGGLTGALFKEFALTLAAAVVVSGVIALTLSPMMCSKILIHEPSDKGFAKWLDKKFNQLQNKYENLLHSVLQYKPVVIVFGSAILVSVYFLFALTPKELAPKEDQGFLAMISTAPQYANVRYLEKYTTEIDKILQKYDERAANFNVNGMGAENSAFSGLIFTPWGDRKRSAIKLQEVIQKELSQIAGLKSFIFSMPDLPTGANGLPVQFILKTTDDYKVLYGVMEELKVIAKKSGLFIVLDSDLSYESPQLNVKIDKNKATEMGITMQTIGNSLATMLSGAYTNLYNMNGRSYQVIPQLKDADRSNQDELNKAYIRNASGTLVPLSNFVSYEIASVPNTLNQFQQLNSATFSAVMMPGQTTATGLNFLKNEAEKIMPRGMSYDFSGDSRTEQSEGNALIATFAFALIVIFLVLAAQFESFRDPLIIMISVPMAICGALIPLNLGLATINIYTEIGLITLIGLITKHGILMVEFANELQHKDKIDLQAAIQKAASVRLRPILMTTAAMVLGVIPLIIASGAGAASRFNIGLVIASGLSIGTLFTLFIVPTMYTIIAKSRVHPSK
- the glsA gene encoding glutaminase A, encoding MKKKYIYLSLLSSIILINSSIFALTNTEIKQGLSESYEKFKNLNTGKNADYIPDLAKVNSSLFGIAIATNEGKIESIGNVDTPFSIQSISKPLIYGLALKDNGEIINEKVGLDATGHKFNSIESIENNPTHIQNPMVNAGAIQVTSFIKGKTSSEKWERALSFINKLSDGKLYLGESVYKSETSTNLRNQAITRLLNSYNMLNSEPMDALDRYTKACSIMLTTKQLAIIGATLANNGTNPLTRQNIIEANYVHYMLSEMAVNGLYETSGQWWVHVGIPSKSGVGGGILAVVPNKMAIVVFSPPLDPSGNSVRGQEVIKYLSKKWNLHYLDQKQ
- a CDS encoding methyl-accepting chemotaxis protein, with the protein product MLKKFSIKRKMLFWNILIIIVFNIVLIYLSNDALNRLMKEKQIKINSLTDVAEDIVYKYIKLEKEGKMSHTAAMAAAADAVEFFRYENGNYIFIDDYDQRQIVNPTRPENKGQLQPTAPEMLKRLHDMMDNKSPGEYFYYTAKKPGSTSFLPKMSFTKPIPEWKWYIGTGIYMDDIADQKINYIVEISIICSIIFIFLMVISTLFSNSITVPLSKIATSLLNSSNEMESKSLNLTKMSEEVGNSSRSQADSIQETAAAIAEVTSMIARTSKLTEQSGELAHIIAEGTQNGEESVKRMVTSMEAIQESSQRLSDIETIIKQIESKTMVINEIVSKTELLSLNASIEAARAGEYGKGFAVVAEEVGNLANTSGKSSNEIRELLEKSRVSVQDILQLTVQRVSEGQEKTRLVATTFEKITQDVNNINTQMQQITEATKEQEIGVKQIATAMARIDSSAINNLSNAEKSVQASSQVFDISKILKTISKETEDIIFGEKKAI
- a CDS encoding HAMP domain-containing methyl-accepting chemotaxis protein, yielding MKKKSLAFKLYTSIFILLSIILITSIYTVTMIIKTSKFADETALSWLPSVDTAQRIVAKIVLLKSQQYELLTLSDKDEYLDQIVLINDTIKAIDALIAIYETEITEAEEQTELQKFLPIWSEIKSFAQDIFKSAENNNEKEALNLIKIKSAPLFKKAEYIFFEIADINYKGAIASTRRGTFFTELTIFSMIFILSLSILISFIIFRIINTSSNSIKHGIENLKKQSITTNDIAILLKEGANSLSKTVVEQADAVLKTGAAVNQITSMVNRTSENSNESRKIAENATLTANEGQAIMQKLVSAMQNIQESNSKLQNIAEIIAQINSKTAMINDIVSKTELLSLNASIESARAGEHGKGFAVVAEEVGALAKISGKSANEIQELITKSQEQVNKILAITKERIDEGKSVTTEAQSAFQKIADYISSMTNAISQISDATKEQEVGVRQIAASMGDIDKTTVYSKNAAETNLNSANKLVNESVKLDTTAKEIEVLIKGDI